A region from the Candidatus Aminicenantes bacterium genome encodes:
- a CDS encoding RNA polymerase sigma factor RpoD/SigA yields MNKRKNNESLDSLNLYFQRLKKIKPLTAAEERELITKAKNNDEEAFRTIIVASQRLVVKEALKYYFKGDNLLDLINEGNKGLIEALKKFDLSRENRFFTYAMWWVRSEIRRYLSKNQNLISLPDIFYNDYLNFKKAFFKLNKKLKRNPSEKELAEYLEIPEKKVRVMLAVPDEIISLDKGINDESTTNLSAFLPDNSVEDPLDILIGNSIKDLLREDIQQLTPKESEIIRLRFGFQGAEPMKLREIAKKMRMSPEGIRRIEMKALTKLKNRLSKQGVYGALN; encoded by the coding sequence ATGAACAAAAGGAAAAATAACGAATCGCTGGATTCGCTCAACCTCTATTTCCAGCGGCTGAAAAAAATAAAACCGCTGACCGCGGCCGAAGAAAGGGAGCTGATCACCAAGGCCAAGAACAACGACGAGGAAGCGTTCCGCACCATCATCGTCGCCAGCCAGCGCCTGGTGGTCAAGGAGGCGCTGAAATATTATTTCAAGGGCGACAACCTGCTGGACCTGATCAACGAGGGGAACAAGGGGCTGATCGAAGCTCTGAAAAAATTCGATTTGAGCCGGGAAAACCGCTTCTTCACCTACGCCATGTGGTGGGTGCGCAGCGAGATCCGGCGCTACCTGTCGAAGAACCAGAACCTGATCTCCCTGCCCGACATCTTCTACAACGATTACCTGAATTTCAAGAAGGCCTTTTTCAAGTTGAACAAGAAGCTCAAGCGCAACCCCAGCGAAAAGGAGCTGGCCGAGTACCTGGAAATCCCGGAAAAGAAGGTCCGGGTCATGCTCGCCGTCCCCGACGAGATCATCTCCTTGGACAAGGGCATCAACGACGAGAGCACGACCAACCTCTCCGCCTTCCTGCCCGACAACTCGGTCGAGGATCCCCTGGACATCCTGATCGGCAACTCGATCAAAGACCTGCTGCGCGAGGACATCCAGCAGCTGACCCCCAAGGAGTCGGAGATCATCCGTTTGCGCTTCGGCTTCCAGGGGGCCGAGCCGATGAAGCTGCGCGAGATCGCCAAGAAGATGCGCATGAGCCCCGAGGGGATCCGCCGCATCGAAATGAAAGCCCTGACCAAGCTTAAAAACCGCCTGTCCAAGCAGGGCGTCTATGGAGCACTGAATTGA
- a CDS encoding helix-turn-helix transcriptional regulator: MKEKTYFISAVASKYNIHPQTLRLYEREGLLIPSRSKGNTRMFSDSDLKKLEFILNLTREMGVNLAGIEIITNMKNKMEKMQEEFALFLEELKKEFFVGREELFEQKKISLVKFASPSMAVFKDEQKEK; this comes from the coding sequence ATGAAGGAAAAAACCTATTTCATCTCGGCGGTGGCCAGCAAGTACAACATCCACCCGCAGACGCTGCGCCTGTACGAGCGCGAGGGCCTGCTCATCCCCTCGCGCAGCAAGGGCAACACCCGCATGTTCAGCGACAGCGACCTGAAAAAACTGGAATTCATCCTCAACCTGACCCGCGAGATGGGCGTCAACCTGGCCGGGATCGAGATCATCACCAACATGAAGAACAAAATGGAGAAAATGCAAGAGGAGTTTGCGCTGTTCCTGGAAGAGCTGAAAAAGGAGTTCTTCGTCGGCCGCGAGGAACTGTTCGAGCAGAAAAAGATATCCCTGGTCAAATTCGCATCGCCCTCCATGGCCGTTTTCAAGGATGAACAAAAGGAAAAATAA
- the dnaJ gene encoding molecular chaperone DnaJ produces the protein MKDYYEILGVSKNASTNDIKKAYRKLARKYHPDLNPGDKASEQKFKEMNEAHETLKDPEKRKQYDLYGSLGARGAPGAEGGRGSSNFEGFDFSNTGNSSFGDIFETIFGNAGGPRPSSGRKGRRAEPGEDLLYSINLNFMDAANGIETPLQISHRQTCTTCRGKGVDAASGQTTCPVCHGQGRVQKQTGFMKFGTVCPNCGGSGILPGAPCPACGGEGRTEKVARLRVKIPAGVDNDSKVRIAGKGNAGRNGGPDGDLIITIHVTPHKLFRRNGLDLEMTLPVTYAEAALGAKIEIPTLDGSSLFKIPPGTLSGQKLRLKGKGILNPKSRSEGDLYVEIKIVPPPTKDLKVRELLKEIEKIAPYDPREDWLR, from the coding sequence ATGAAAGACTACTACGAAATCCTGGGAGTCAGCAAGAACGCCAGCACCAACGACATCAAGAAAGCCTACCGCAAGCTGGCCCGCAAGTACCACCCCGACCTGAATCCCGGCGACAAGGCGTCCGAGCAAAAATTCAAGGAGATGAACGAGGCCCACGAAACCCTCAAGGACCCGGAAAAGAGGAAGCAGTACGATTTGTACGGTTCGCTGGGCGCCCGCGGCGCCCCCGGCGCGGAGGGCGGACGCGGGAGCAGCAACTTCGAGGGCTTTGATTTCAGCAACACCGGCAACAGCTCTTTCGGCGACATCTTCGAGACCATCTTCGGCAATGCCGGAGGTCCGCGCCCCTCGTCCGGCCGCAAGGGCCGCCGGGCCGAGCCGGGGGAGGACCTCCTTTACTCCATCAACCTGAATTTCATGGACGCGGCCAACGGCATCGAGACCCCCCTCCAGATCAGCCACCGCCAGACCTGCACGACCTGCCGCGGCAAGGGGGTGGACGCCGCCTCCGGCCAGACCACCTGCCCGGTCTGCCACGGCCAGGGACGGGTCCAGAAGCAGACCGGCTTCATGAAGTTCGGCACCGTCTGCCCGAACTGCGGCGGCAGCGGGATCCTGCCCGGCGCTCCCTGCCCGGCCTGCGGCGGCGAAGGCCGGACCGAAAAAGTCGCCCGCTTGCGGGTCAAGATCCCGGCCGGCGTCGACAACGACTCCAAGGTGCGCATCGCCGGCAAGGGCAACGCCGGGCGCAACGGCGGCCCGGACGGCGACCTGATCATCACCATCCATGTCACGCCGCACAAGCTGTTCCGGCGCAACGGCCTGGACCTGGAGATGACGCTGCCGGTGACCTACGCCGAGGCCGCCCTGGGCGCGAAGATCGAAATCCCCACCCTCGACGGCAGCTCGTTATTCAAGATCCCGCCGGGGACGCTCTCGGGGCAGAAGCTGCGCCTGAAGGGCAAGGGCATCCTCAACCCCAAGAGCCGCAGCGAGGGCGACCTGTACGTGGAGATCAAGATCGTGCCGCCGCCCACCAAGGACCTCAAGGTGCGCGAGCTGCTCAAGGAGATCGAAAAAATAGCGCCGTACGACCCACGCGAGGATTGGCTGCGATGA
- a CDS encoding FAD-binding protein: MAAEGDKESMIEKKVLRELHASLGRGKVFSDREYLLAYSYDATAMEYWPDAVVFPEREEDIAAVLRICREHRVPLIPRGAGVGYTGGALAVQGGVVLVFTRMNRILRLDAANFLAEVEPGVITADLQAAAEKQGLFYPPDPASLKTSTIGGNVAENAGGPRCFKYGVTGNYVLGLEAFLLSGEKVRLGAQTIKNVAGYDLKSLLIGSEGTLAVISKIFLRLLPLPPQRRLFRVDFATLTAGAQFVQQVIHGHIQPAVLEFMDRRSLQAVYAYQRQPLPEKTGAAVLIEIDGSPAEVGERETVLRRIIEGSTPVDWTLAQTFAEQEDLWQTRRNISPAIALLKPRKINEDIVVPAALIPEMVSFIDGLAGEHNLCIVLFGHFGDGNIHTNLMVDPADEAEMKRAETVLDKIFRRVVELGGTISGEHGIGLSKKPFMHYQFSPVELELFRRIKKAFDPDNLLNPGKMF; this comes from the coding sequence ATGGCCGCTGAAGGCGACAAGGAAAGCATGATCGAGAAAAAAGTTTTGCGCGAACTGCACGCCAGCCTCGGCCGGGGAAAGGTTTTCAGCGACCGGGAATACCTGTTGGCCTATTCCTACGACGCCACGGCCATGGAGTACTGGCCCGATGCGGTGGTGTTCCCTGAGCGCGAAGAGGACATCGCCGCAGTTTTGCGCATCTGCCGCGAGCATCGCGTGCCGCTGATCCCGCGCGGGGCCGGTGTCGGTTACACCGGCGGCGCCCTGGCGGTCCAGGGGGGGGTCGTGCTGGTCTTCACGCGCATGAACCGCATCCTGCGCCTGGACGCCGCGAATTTCCTAGCCGAGGTCGAGCCGGGGGTGATCACGGCCGACCTCCAGGCCGCGGCCGAAAAGCAGGGGCTCTTTTATCCGCCCGACCCGGCCAGCCTGAAGACCTCGACCATCGGCGGCAACGTGGCCGAGAACGCCGGCGGCCCGCGCTGCTTCAAGTACGGCGTGACCGGCAACTACGTCCTGGGGCTGGAGGCCTTCCTGCTCAGCGGTGAAAAGGTCCGCCTGGGGGCGCAAACCATCAAGAATGTGGCCGGCTACGACCTGAAATCGTTGCTGATCGGCTCCGAGGGCACCCTGGCCGTGATCAGTAAAATTTTCCTGCGCCTGCTCCCACTGCCGCCGCAGCGCCGCCTCTTCCGGGTCGATTTCGCCACCCTTACCGCCGGGGCGCAATTCGTGCAACAAGTCATCCACGGCCATATCCAGCCGGCGGTGCTGGAATTCATGGACCGGCGCTCGCTGCAGGCCGTCTACGCCTACCAGCGGCAGCCCCTTCCCGAAAAGACCGGCGCGGCGGTGCTGATCGAGATCGACGGCAGCCCGGCCGAGGTCGGGGAAAGGGAAACGGTCCTGCGCCGGATCATCGAGGGCTCCACTCCCGTCGACTGGACCCTGGCGCAGACGTTCGCCGAGCAGGAGGATCTCTGGCAGACGCGGCGCAATATTTCGCCGGCCATCGCCCTGCTCAAGCCCAGGAAAATCAACGAGGACATCGTCGTGCCCGCGGCGCTGATCCCGGAGATGGTTTCCTTCATCGACGGGCTGGCCGGGGAACACAATCTGTGCATCGTGCTGTTCGGCCATTTCGGCGACGGCAACATCCACACCAACTTGATGGTCGATCCCGCCGACGAGGCGGAGATGAAAAGGGCCGAGACCGTCCTGGACAAAATATTCCGGCGCGTGGTCGAGCTGGGCGGCACCATTTCCGGCGAGCACGGCATCGGCCTGAGCAAGAAGCCGTTCATGCATTACCAGTTCAGCCCGGTCGAGCTGGAGCTGTTCCGCCGCATCAAGAAAGCCTTCGATCCCGACAACCTGCTCAATCCCGGGAAGATGTTCTAG